A part of Dermacentor variabilis isolate Ectoservices chromosome 10, ASM5094787v1, whole genome shotgun sequence genomic DNA contains:
- the Calr gene encoding calreticulin, whose translation MRLLCILLPLVGLISADPTVHFKEEFNDGEAWKDRWVESTKGDNLGKFVLTAGKFYGDEEKSKGLQTSEDARFYGISAKFEPFSNEGKTLVVQFTVKHEQNIDCGGGYVKLFDCSLDQTQMHGESPYLIMFGPDICGPGTKKVHVIFNYKGKNHLINKEIRCKDDVFTHLYTLIVKPDNTYQVKIDNEVVEKGELEKDWSFLPPKKIKDPEAKKPEDWDDRAKIDDPDDKKPEDWDKPEYIPDPDATKPEDWDDDMDGEWEPPQINNPEYKGEWKPKQIDNPAYKGAWVHPEIDNPEYTADPKLYHYPEICKVGFDLWQVKSGTIFDNLLITDDEEYARVHGEETWAALKDAEKKMKDKQEEEEEAKSKKEDDAKDEDEFEDDEDKEEKEEETTPAPDDEDHKHEEL comes from the exons ATGCGGCTTCTCTGCATTTTGCTCCCCCTGGTCGGCTTAATATCGGCCGACCCCACCGTACACTTCAAAGAAGAGTTCAACGATGGAG AGGCGTGGAAGGATCGGTGGGTCGAGTCGACGAAAGGCGACAACCTCGGAAAGTTCGTTCTCACCGCGGGCAAGTTTTACGGCGATGAGGAGAAAAGCAAGGGACTGCAGACCTCCGAAGACGCCCGGTTCTACGGCATCTCGGCCAAGTTCGAGCCCTTCTCCAACGAGGGCAAGACGCTGGTGGTGCAGTTCACTGTCAAGCACGAGCAGAACATTGACTGCGGCGGCGGCTACGTCAAGCTGTTCGACTGCAGTCTGGACCAGACGCAGATGCACGGCGAGTCCCCGTACCTGATCATGTTCGGCCCGGACATCTGTGGGCCGGGCACCAAGAAGGTGCACGTCATCTTTAACTACAAGGGCAAGAACCACCTCATCAACAAGGAGATCCGCTGCAAGGACGACGTGTTCACCCACCTGTACACGCTGATCGTCAAGCCCGACAACACCTACCAGGTCAAGATCGACAACGAGGTGGTCGAGAAGGGCGAGCTCGAGAAGGACTGGTCCTTCCTGCCCCCCAAGAAGATCAAGGACCCGGAGGCCAAGAAGCCCGAGGactgggacgaccgcgccaagatCGACGACCCGGACGACAAGAAGCCCGAGGACTGGGACAAGCCCGAGTACATCCCCGACCCCGACGCCACCAAGCCCGAGGACTGGGACGACGACATGGACGGCGAGTGGGAGCCCCCGCAGATCAACAACCCCGAGTACAAGGGCGAGTGGAAACCCAAGCAGATCGACAACCCGGCCTACAAGGGGGCCTGGGTCCACCCGGAGATCGACAACCCCGAGTACACGGCGGACCCCAAGCTGTACCACTACCCGGAGATCTGCAAGGTGGGCTTCGACCTGTGGCAGGTCAAGTCCGGCACCATCTTCGACAACCTGCTCATCACCGACGACGAGGAGTACGCCCGCGTCCACGGCGAGGAGACCTGGGCCGCGCTTAAGGACGCCGAGAAAAAGATGAAGGACAagcaggaggaagaggaggaggccaAGAGCAAGAAGGAGGACGACGCCAAGGACGAGGATGAGTTCGAAGACGACGAGGAtaaggaagagaaggaggaggagaccACGCCCGCGCCGGACGACGAGGACCACAAGCACGAGGAGTTGTGA